A single region of the Dunckerocampus dactyliophorus isolate RoL2022-P2 chromosome 3, RoL_Ddac_1.1, whole genome shotgun sequence genome encodes:
- the zgc:153993 gene encoding apoptosis regulator BAX yields MADRRGTDDDDEQKVEGAVGGEDVIDDPIIEQGAIVLRGYVIERINTDYPSQHISSEDLGGRSSEQQDPQIKEVVEQLLKIADEMNRNAELQRLINQVQGNCAKDIFMKVARNIFADGINWGRVVALFHLAYRLIYKALTTNHLENIRLVTSWVLQVIREQLYYWLVQQGGWEGVISGWSHRRTLTLVASVVLVAAFVYYRRTR; encoded by the exons ATGGCTGACAGAAGAGGAACGGACGACGACGACGAGCAGAAAGTTGAAGGTGCCGTCGGTGGGGAAG ATGTCATTGATGATCCCATCATAGAACAGGGAGCAATTGTCCTCAGAGG GTATGTGATTGAGCGCATAAATACAGACTACCCCAGTCAACACATTTCTTCTGAGGACTTGGGTGGAAGATCAAGTGAACAGCAGGATCCACAAATCAAAGAAGTTGTGGAACAGCTGCTCAAGATTGCAGATGAGATGAACAGGAATGCTGAGCTCCAACG ATTAATAAACCAGGTTCAAGGTAACTGTGCTAAGGATATTTTCATGAAAGTGGCCAGGAACATCTTTGCTGACGGCATCAACTGGGGTCGAGTGGTGGCTCTCTTCCATTTAGCATACAGACTCATATACAAG GCACTGACCACAAACCATCTAGAGAACATCCGACTTGTCACCAGCTGGGTGCTCCAAGTTATCAGGGAGCAGCTCTACTATTGGCTTGTTCAGCAAGGGGGCTGG GAAGGTGTCATCAGTGGATGGTCTCACCGGAGGACATTAACCTTAGTTGCATCCGTGGTTTTGGTAGCAGCCTTTGTTTATTACAGGAGGACACGCTGA